Genomic window (Primulina eburnea isolate SZY01 chromosome 8, ASM2296580v1, whole genome shotgun sequence):
tgtcaatacaatctgaaatgacatattcGACAGGTACActatcaatattcaactcaactcaagtctgttctgatcaatactcaatctaattcaatatcgacGGCATAGCGGTACAATCTCGATATCTCTGTCAACTCAGACAACAATagatatcaattacaaatcataaccaatagccaatacaatctCTAATCTCAGAAATCTGAATATTCTCAATCCAATATTTGAAAAATGATCAAAATTTCATACGATATCAATTCTTCGATCTGTTTTCGATTCTACGATTTCAATATCaccagaacacataataataatcaaatcacaattcctTCAATACATAAGTTTCAAACCATGCTAGACatcaatgaaacttacatccttatgTAGTTCTTGACGAAAAGATCACCTAAATATGTCCAGATCGAAAATCTGATAGTCGGATTTAGCACAACCAAAATTCTAGGCTGTGAAAGAGTTTTGAGGAAATCTCGCTGGAGCTCTCGTTTTTCTTTATGCCAATATTGAAGGGAAATGAAAGTTTTATATATCCAAATGTATGGTGAAGTtaagtgtcccactcaaatcCCTAATTGCACTTTAACCCCTGCaatcttcactatttgcaatttggtcctcacaactctttttaatttaattttaatcctATGGAATTGTAAAACCATGGAATATAACTCAACATTCcataattcataaattaaataatctcagattaaaatgataaaatctcgggccttacaattttTCTCATTATTTTTATATCGTGTCAATTTTTtggtattatttttaattgttcgaTGTTCaatctttttaaattttttgtcaaTTTTGTTAATTGGATTATTTCTTATATCcctaaaatcatatatatatatatataaatatatatatatatatatatatatatatatatatatatatatatatttcctgTATTTAGacgttaattttatttttgttacaaatatgtgattaataaaattttaacttttaaataaaattttaacaagataaaaaaagagaaaatagttttttaaaaagaactatagtattaaaaaaatttacatgtATCGTCGTTTTTTCTTGTTCGTTCGGAATCACTTATTTgtaacaaaaaattaaatttttacaaaatttttttaaaaaaagagttGAAAAAATTATAAAGAAAAAGTAATAAGAGAgacgaaaaatatatatttataaccaaaaataaaattttaaaatttaaattagattattaatcacatattttgatataaaaaatataattttgattttgaaataattaaaatataaaaataccaatttttaaaaaaaagtaaaaaaaattaataaaagcaCCCTCTGCTGTGGGTTTTTAAATGATTCGTGTTTTTGGATGGTTCCGATTTTGTTTTTGGATTTGAGTCTAGATTTGGTGtttggatttgaatttggatttaAAACCCATAATTTAGAGTTCTATCGTGATtggtttgaaatttaaaaataataattttaaaaatcatttaatgtTTGGAAAAAAACagcatttaaatttgaaaattgaaatttattgaaataaacataaatcatttttaaaacaTATTATTCGCGTCGTTAAAAAAccaaaaaactaaaattaatcTTATCATATATTCTTCGATACAAtttcaactatatatatattataaaaattaaataaaaaattgtcagtgaacacaaaataaataattaaaataaaataatcagaCATTCAGTAAaattttgttaaattttttaaaattgaattttatttttaaaatccaactaattaaatatttgcTTCACATGTTGTGAGAACCtttatattttgaaaaacaaaatagaaTATTAAAATACATTTGCGCTCCATCATATCCCATTTCCATATTTTCCCTCGGTAATTGGGCACAAGAGAAGTTTTTCCACAGGCATGGCTGCGCGAAATCATAGTCATCGCCACCTGCCCGATGAACCTCGGCGTCTCCACCACCACGGTCGCGTCTCTTCGCAGGAGCTCCATCTACTCGAGGAGCGCAACGCAGCTAAGAGCCGAGAAATCCAAACTCTCCTCCACGACAACCAATGCCTTGCCGTCACCCACGTGTCACTCAAGCAAGAGTCGATCAACGCCGAGCAGGACGTCCGCCGCTTTTCAGCCACGACCGCGTCCGTCAAGGCCGAAAGGGATGCTCAGGTGCGCGAGGTATACAACCGTTCCTTAAGATTGGAGGAGCAGGCACGTTCTGTTGACGGGATCCCCGCTGAACTCGACAGAGTTCGGGCCGATATTCGGGGGTTACGGAACGATCGTAAGGAGATGTCGGAGAATCTGAGGGATATCGATGAAGATCTTGCGATGACTCATTCTGAACTGATGGAATTGCCAGCCCTCAGGTCTGAGATTGAAGCATTGCACAAGGAAATGCAAAGAGGAAGGTTTAATGATATTCATGTATTTCTGTATTTTATACATCCTTGGCAATCTGCAGGTGTGATTTACTTCAAAGTGCAAAATTTTACCTCTACCCGAGTTAAAATTTTTAGAAAGTAATGCTGTGTGTAATTTAAAGATGTGTTTTTCATGGTTATTGGAACAATGCAAATGCATGTTCGTTTTTATATTTGAATGTGTGATTGTTATGTACATTTTAGTTCTAGAATCTAGTGAATGATAATAATATAGCACGGCATATGATTTAGGAGGCTGGAGCTAAGTTTTCAGATGTTGTGTCTGAGTTCTTACAATCGAATCCTACTATTGAGGTTTATGAGAAATATATTTAAACTCGGGCAAGTGTATATTATTTCATTTGCAAGCTTTAATTCCTAGATATCTTCTTTATTTGGGATCAGTAGTTTAACCTTATCATCTTACAAATTCTTCTTCTCATGGAAAACCTTGATTCGGACCAAGGCATAAGTATTTATTCCTTTAGTAGACTTAGAACCCACGATGTATTACCACGAAAACCTATCATGAAATTTAATGATGTAGTTAGCAACATCTCCTAGCATACCCTTTTGGAGGAATTTGGTTGTCCTTGGGTTTTCCCTGAAAATAGTAGTACACATGTCGGAAACTATATATGTGTGAATAAGATAAAAAAATGTAGCAAAATATGAAGTTTTTGATAGGAAGCATTTGGGACTATGGCCAGAGAGTAACACAAGGTTTTTCGAAAAATCCTAGGAGACTAAATTCAACAATGAGCAATGCGTTGCATTTTGTACACAACTTGGAAAATGTATTAGAAGAACTCCATTTAGTTCATTAATTACAAATTTATGAAGAAGGATCTTTTATCCTTCAAATACACTATatttatcaattattttttcttataaaataaaatattagataTTAGGCATTCTATGGAAGAAAATTTTGGAGCTTGTTGAAAGCATATTCTTGGTTAACTGCCTAAATCCGTCTTGaatttatactacttgtggtgATTTATGATTTACCTTTTACAGTGCTTTCAACAAGATTATGATTTCAGTGCATAACGAGAATATTCAGTGCATAATTTACCACACAAGTAATTCTTTTTCAGTAATTTAATTTTGCTAATTTCAGTGCATTATCATTGCTATTGTAATTAGGTCTGCAATTGAGTATGAAAGAAAGATGCGTGCCAAAAACTATCTACTAAGCGAAGTAATGGAGAAGCACATGATATCTATGGCTCATGAAGCAGAGAAACTGCGTTCTGAACTTGCAAATGCTGAGCGGAGGGCGATGGCAGCTGTCACTTCAGGTCGTTATGCATGAGCCAACAAAATTATTTGTGATTTTTTTCCATGTTGTCCTAATGAGATGCAAATATAATGTGCCATCATGTGGTTGACCAGCATATGCCGCTCAACGTGGAAATCTTGAAGCAGGATGTGGCGAAAATTCAAGATCTGATCCTAACGCTGTTCATCAGGTTTGATGTGGCCCGATCTTAGTATATTTTTCATAGGTTACAATACTTTTATACCCTGAATATCTTTAACCCATGATATATATATCTTCCTTATCTTATTGTGTTACTTTAGGCAGTAAATGCTACATTAATTAggtcttttaaaaagaaaaatttcaaGTATGATGAATCTTGCTCGATGAATATAACAGTAGGAATCATGGTTCAGATAGAGTTAAAACTTCCTCTCAATCATTTTCTACTCAACCTTACCTCTAATATTTACTACAATTCAGTAGTTCTATTCGAATTGCAGTAATGTTTTTGcctttatcattttatttttttaagtttgAAATTCCTCCATGGTATGGCTTCTGCTTTGTCAGGACATATTTGAATTTTCTATTGTTAAATTTATTATTGTTAAAACATGTATCTGAACTGTGAACATCACGGTAATTAAATATTTAGGTAACAGTCATTCAATGATTGTCAAGGGCGCAAGGCGCACCGAGGCGTACAAAGGGCTCTGGAGCCTGAGGCGCAAGGCGTAAGGTGAGGCGCGCGCCTTACCGAAGCAAGCcgcacattttttattttttaaaaaaatatatttatcttagaataatatattaaaataattaagtcacAATGTCACATAAAACAACAAATAATTAAGTTCATATTAATAAGTAACACGATTAAAATTCTTCAACTATCCAAATCAAGTTTATCTTCTTCCATCGAATCATCAGAGTCGCTAGAACTTTCGGACTTGTATTCTTCTTGATCTTCACCACTTTCTTGATAtacatcaatttcttcttcctcttcatCCAAAAGATGTGAAATTGGTCTTTTTCTGGTTGTTTTGGATATAGATGCCCTTGCCTCGTTTGAAAAAGATGAAGCACGAGATCTAAAACCATAAATcggttcaccaaccccagaCGCTCGGCCTACATCACCCCATGTCAAATTATCATCCCCAAAGACTAGATTATTTTCTTCATAGTCCAATCATCCCATCAACCATTCATTGCTATCATCCAAAGAAATAGGATCAATTTTGTCGCACAAATCATATCGACGTTTCAATGCCCTGTTATATTTAATGAAGACTAGATCATTCAAATGCTTCTGTGCCAACCTGTTTCTTCTTTTCAAATGAAGctgcaaaaattttaaaatacattcaTCCTTCATAAATtgttcaaaataataattataattaatatgtCAAGACTCAAGAGTATCTATTCAatgttaaaatttaaatacttaCATGCTGAAACATGTTCCAATTCCGCTCACAACCAGAAGCACTGCACGTGAGGCTGAGAATTTTCTCACAGCAAAATCTTGCAATTGTGGGGTCGTAGAACCATAAGCCAACCACCATTCAGCTGTCAAATGAGATCAACAAAATTTCAAAGTTCAAATACTTCATGTTTTCAACAATCTGTTATGATCGTGAAATAAAAAACAAGAATTAATTACCTGGTGATAATTTATTTCTATGTCTAATAGCCATAGAACCGCCAAAAAACCCATTAgcatttttatattttgagaGCTGATTTGTGATTTTATCTTGAGGTCAACATCTTCACACATCTTTTCAACACACTCGTACAACCCCTTCATAACTTCAGCATCTTTTTCTATCTC
Coding sequences:
- the LOC140839389 gene encoding protein FLX-like 1 isoform X3, translated to MAARNHSHRHLPDEPRRLHHHGRVSSQELHLLEERNAAKSREIQTLLHDNQCLAVTHVSLKQESINAEQDVRRFSATTASVKAERDAQVREVYNRSLRLEEQARSVDGIPAELDRVRADIRGLRNDRKEMSENLRDIDEDLAMTHSELMELPALRSEIEALHKEMQRGRSAIEYERKMRAKNYLLSEVMEKHMISMAHEAEKLRSELANAERRAMAAVTSGPYAAQRGNLEAGCGENSRSDPNAVHQLNGGWLMVLRPHNCKILL
- the LOC140839389 gene encoding protein FLX-like 1 isoform X4; amino-acid sequence: MAARNHSHRHLPDEPRRLHHHGRVSSQELHLLEERNAAKSREIQTLLHDNQCLAVTHVSLKQESINAEQDVRRFSATTASVKAERDAQVREVYNRSLRLEEQARSVDGIPAELDRVRADIRGLRNDRKEMSENLRDIDEDLAMTHSELMELPALRSEIEALHKEMQRGRSAIEYERKMRAKNYLLSEVMEKHMISMAHEAEKLRSELANAERRAMAAVTSAYAAQRGNLEAGCGENSRSDPNAVHQLNGGWLMVLRPHNCKILL
- the LOC140839389 gene encoding protein FLX-like 1 isoform X2, whose amino-acid sequence is MAARNHSHRHLPDEPRRLHHHGRVSSQELHLLEERNAAKSREIQTLLHDNQCLAVTHVSLKQESINAEQDVRRFSATTASVKAERDAQVREVYNRSLRLEEQARSVDGIPAELDRVRADIRGLRNDRKEMSENLRDIDEDLAMTHSELMELPALRSEIEALHKEMQRGRSAIEYERKMRAKNYLLSEVMEKHMISMAHEAEKLRSELANAERRAMAAVTSAYAAQRGNLEAGCGENSRSDPNAVHQSSVAANPPYVCGAEPYDVQGQHVHEL
- the LOC140839389 gene encoding protein FLX-like 1 isoform X1; this encodes MAARNHSHRHLPDEPRRLHHHGRVSSQELHLLEERNAAKSREIQTLLHDNQCLAVTHVSLKQESINAEQDVRRFSATTASVKAERDAQVREVYNRSLRLEEQARSVDGIPAELDRVRADIRGLRNDRKEMSENLRDIDEDLAMTHSELMELPALRSEIEALHKEMQRGRSAIEYERKMRAKNYLLSEVMEKHMISMAHEAEKLRSELANAERRAMAAVTSGPYAAQRGNLEAGCGENSRSDPNAVHQSSVAANPPYVCGAEPYDVQGQHVHEL
- the LOC140839389 gene encoding protein FLX-like 1 isoform X5, which encodes MAARNHSHRHLPDEPRRLHHHGRVSSQELHLLEERNAAKSREIQTLLHDNQCLAVTHVSLKQESINAEQDVRRFSATTASVKAERDAQVREVYNRSLRLEEQARSVDGIPAELDRVRADIRGLRNDRKEMSENLRDIDEDLAMTHSELMELPALRSEIEALHKEMQRGRSAIEYERKMRAKNYLLSEVMEKHMISMAHEAEKLRSELANAERRAMAAVTSGPYAAQRGNLEAGCGENSRSDPNAVHQVTVIQ